The following are encoded together in the Methylomonas methanica MC09 genome:
- a CDS encoding GGDEF domain-containing protein, translating into MSSLPPPNPDHEKLLYKLVIQFLIFSQGSHKLLEPHLLQIGKRLKSGAGLNELTPELQAISKTLLHISKQPEDNKKDKGADRQNGYLLQRLDELLANSDVPLRFQQQKAMLRQRVKTNADDQTFNKVIDSAVALLVDIKDYAVSEQKDVGGFLNQLSTQLGELEQQVEMVGQTNRISFDHRQNLDSEINQHLGDIKDDAHQAEELTTLKTITGDHLDRLMMQLMEHKQLEGERQLQAQQQIALMTEKLQALETETEALRTKLKIEHDRALCDTLTGLPNRLAYKDRMEMEANRWKRYRAPLSLVVWDIDYFKRINDNYGHKAGDKTLNLVGQLLLNNCRTTDFVARYGGEEFVMLMPNTQGHQALEMAEKVRTLIEHCGFNYNGDKIDLTISCGISEFTSDDIADDVFVRADQALYQAKQAGRNRCAVYQNEMTLPND; encoded by the coding sequence ATGAGCAGCCTACCCCCCCCAAATCCCGATCATGAAAAACTGCTGTATAAGCTGGTTATCCAGTTTTTAATTTTTAGCCAAGGCAGCCATAAACTGTTAGAGCCGCATTTGCTGCAAATAGGCAAACGCCTTAAGTCCGGCGCGGGCTTAAACGAATTGACGCCCGAATTACAGGCAATTTCCAAGACTTTATTACATATTTCCAAACAACCCGAAGACAACAAAAAAGACAAAGGCGCAGACCGGCAAAACGGTTATTTATTGCAGCGTCTTGACGAACTACTGGCGAATAGCGACGTACCGCTACGCTTTCAACAACAGAAAGCCATGCTGAGGCAACGCGTCAAAACCAACGCGGACGATCAAACCTTTAATAAGGTCATCGATTCGGCGGTGGCTTTGTTGGTTGATATCAAAGATTATGCGGTGTCGGAACAAAAAGATGTTGGTGGATTTTTAAACCAGCTTTCCACCCAATTAGGCGAACTCGAACAACAGGTGGAAATGGTCGGACAGACTAACCGGATCTCGTTCGATCACCGTCAGAATCTCGATTCGGAAATTAATCAACACTTGGGCGACATTAAAGACGACGCGCATCAAGCCGAAGAATTAACGACGTTAAAGACGATTACCGGTGACCATCTGGACCGCTTGATGATGCAATTAATGGAACACAAGCAGTTGGAAGGCGAACGGCAACTGCAGGCACAACAGCAAATTGCCTTAATGACGGAAAAACTGCAAGCTCTGGAGACGGAAACGGAAGCCTTGCGTACCAAGCTTAAAATCGAACATGATCGCGCCTTGTGCGACACGCTGACGGGTCTGCCGAACCGATTGGCATATAAAGACCGGATGGAAATGGAGGCAAACCGTTGGAAACGCTACAGAGCCCCGTTATCTTTAGTTGTTTGGGACATCGATTATTTTAAACGCATTAACGACAATTACGGCCACAAAGCCGGAGACAAAACCCTGAATCTCGTCGGTCAATTATTACTGAATAATTGCCGTACTACTGACTTTGTAGCCCGCTATGGCGGTGAAGAATTTGTGATGTTGATGCCCAATACGCAGGGACACCAAGCGCTTGAAATGGCGGAAAAAGTCAGAACTTTAATAGAACATTGCGGTTTCAATTACAACGGCGACAAGATCGATCTAACCATCAGCTGCGGAATTAGCGAGTTTACTTCCGACGACATAGCTGACGATGTGTTTGTTCGCGCGGACCAAGCGCTATATCAAGCCAAGCAGGCCGGTCGCAACCGTTGCGCGGTTTATCAAAACGAAATGACTCTACCTAACGACTGA
- a CDS encoding glycosyl hydrolase family 17 protein, with protein MNRPEDAGVDVPSGKLMSLSFAPFREGYSPLEEIFPLPEHVEEDLSLLADKTHSIRTYSSLGGGLEKTPDLARKYGLSMIQGCWLGYGYMDNKKEIAALIKSANANPDVVKRVIVGNEVLLRGDMDVDRLIGYIREVKRAVKQPVSYADVWSMYMKHPQLIKEVDFITIHILPYWEDEPISVEHAPEHMEQIVKQVEDEARGLAPGKPILIGESGWPSAGRQRGMAIPGVVNEAKFIRDMIQVVNRHGFDYNIVEAFNQPWKSNLEGVVGANWGLFSADRKPVFPLTGPVQENPDCASLLAAETVIWLLVIALCFKKIRFASWSRLLVFLVFAQLVSMCLVTLAHFLGYTSYSGMQRGYTVFMLVANGVLAAFLIQRCLDILNDRPGNELLARRLRSGYLFFIILALYKTYGLAIGGRYLSFPVEQFALPAMGIFGLLVCQCLISHKINRCSLSFDYLSGWNIQGKRDRLIAYGLSFAAIAMILGETKAFMDGRDFIQAHPGLSEGLPFALRYTLYNQQLLLWLVCLIVLALPFWSHSGNKTKT; from the coding sequence ATGAATAGGCCCGAGGATGCCGGTGTTGATGTGCCGTCCGGCAAGTTAATGAGCTTATCGTTTGCACCCTTTAGGGAAGGATACAGCCCTTTGGAGGAGATTTTTCCATTGCCGGAACATGTGGAAGAAGATTTAAGCCTGCTGGCGGATAAGACGCATAGCATACGTACTTATTCCAGCTTGGGCGGCGGATTGGAAAAAACCCCCGATCTGGCCCGGAAATACGGTTTAAGCATGATTCAAGGCTGTTGGCTGGGATACGGCTATATGGACAACAAAAAAGAAATTGCCGCGCTGATCAAGTCCGCCAACGCCAACCCCGATGTCGTCAAGCGGGTGATTGTCGGTAACGAAGTGTTGTTGCGCGGCGATATGGATGTCGACCGTCTGATCGGCTATATCCGCGAAGTCAAACGGGCCGTTAAACAGCCCGTATCCTATGCCGATGTCTGGTCGATGTACATGAAGCATCCGCAATTGATCAAGGAAGTGGATTTCATCACCATCCATATTCTGCCGTATTGGGAGGATGAGCCGATTTCCGTGGAACACGCGCCTGAGCATATGGAGCAAATCGTCAAGCAGGTCGAAGATGAAGCGCGAGGCTTGGCACCTGGAAAGCCCATTCTAATCGGTGAGTCCGGCTGGCCGAGCGCGGGCCGGCAACGGGGGATGGCTATTCCCGGTGTTGTCAATGAAGCCAAGTTTATTCGCGACATGATTCAGGTCGTTAATCGGCACGGTTTTGATTACAACATCGTAGAAGCCTTTAATCAGCCTTGGAAAAGCAATTTGGAAGGTGTAGTGGGTGCCAACTGGGGATTGTTTTCGGCCGATAGAAAGCCGGTGTTTCCTTTGACGGGTCCGGTCCAAGAGAATCCGGATTGCGCAAGCCTTTTGGCGGCCGAGACAGTAATCTGGCTATTGGTGATCGCACTTTGTTTCAAGAAAATCCGCTTCGCTTCCTGGTCTCGATTATTGGTCTTTTTAGTGTTTGCGCAACTCGTTAGCATGTGTTTGGTAACGCTGGCGCATTTTCTCGGGTACACCAGTTACAGCGGAATGCAGCGCGGCTATACCGTTTTTATGCTGGTTGCAAACGGGGTGTTGGCTGCTTTTCTGATTCAACGTTGCCTGGATATTCTAAATGATAGACCGGGTAATGAACTATTGGCGCGCCGACTCAGAAGCGGTTATTTATTTTTTATTATACTGGCGCTTTATAAAACCTATGGTTTAGCGATCGGCGGACGTTATCTTAGTTTTCCGGTCGAGCAATTTGCGCTTCCCGCAATGGGTATTTTCGGTCTTTTGGTTTGTCAGTGTTTAATTAGTCACAAAATAAATCGCTGTAGTTTAAGTTTCGATTATTTAAGCGGTTGGAATATACAAGGGAAGCGCGACCGTCTAATTGCTTATGGATTAAGTTTTGCGGCGATTGCCATGATATTGGGGGAAACCAAAGCCTTTATGGATGGCCGTGATTTTATTCAAGCTCACCCGGGATTATCGGAAGGTTTACCGTTTGCGTTGAGGTATACCCTTTATAATCAACAATTACTTCTGTGGCTGGTTTGTTTGATCGTTTTAGCGTTGCCTTTTTGGTCGCATTCCGGCAATAAAACCAAGACCTAA
- a CDS encoding DUF4124 domain-containing protein yields the protein MKNLILLFTLCWPFYGWAGVYKCTDSEGRTDYQSSPCTEERKAVQINTKTGSKVDLNELENRQVQATEQQKQIEAQKQAEEQARLDAIAERKQLARAQSDLTLALIKSNPMQFSAFAIPPYDPDNLPPGIRVFETRLPDIEKFRRLAAQKALATGKCQRVEADELNAKSTKEQLVFLVNCSSGASYYYNEAELKE from the coding sequence ATGAAAAATTTAATCTTACTTTTTACATTGTGTTGGCCGTTTTACGGTTGGGCGGGCGTTTATAAATGTACAGATTCAGAAGGACGCACGGATTATCAGTCTTCGCCCTGCACCGAAGAACGCAAAGCGGTGCAGATCAACACTAAAACCGGCAGCAAAGTGGATCTTAATGAACTGGAAAACCGACAGGTCCAAGCAACGGAACAGCAAAAACAAATCGAAGCTCAAAAACAGGCTGAAGAACAAGCCCGGTTGGACGCCATTGCCGAGCGCAAGCAGTTGGCCAGAGCGCAAAGCGATTTGACTTTGGCTTTGATTAAAAGCAATCCCATGCAGTTTTCCGCCTTTGCCATACCGCCTTATGATCCGGATAATTTGCCGCCGGGAATTAGAGTTTTCGAAACCAGATTACCGGATATCGAAAAATTCCGCCGCCTTGCCGCCCAAAAAGCCTTGGCCACCGGCAAATGCCAGCGCGTGGAGGCCGATGAACTCAACGCCAAAAGCACTAAAGAGCAATTGGTATTTTTAGTGAATTGCAGTTCCGGTGCTTCTTATTATTACAATGAAGCCGAGCTGAAGGAATGA
- a CDS encoding UPF0182 family protein, with translation MRNRKLLPALAGATIVGAIVLYVAFYFVFLDFFVDLWWFRSLDFEGYFWLRLLYRFIFSGAVTIFFFAIFQFHFWIASRYLGLNPPDEVLLDDKKRRRFQRFADVFMSGSVKVYSVVSLILAIAIAVPFYLQWEDALLFFFGSDSGFTDPVYGNDISFYLFSYPIYMLIQKELLFTATLVFLATGVLYWMEHIFIPNQGKEFPLGAKIHLSVLFIFIAFFVEWGFMLDRFTLLYSNTREPVFFGPGFVNLRFHLPLIWLSIVAFFVIVCCILFYVFSERHRSKTPIVISALSFVAILSLQSSDFLPMLIDKFIVMPNPTKTEGPFMRYNIDATLGAYDLNNITTVDFPINLDPTTDIETWSNKKHFENIPVWDREFLIDTYQQLQAIRPYYRFKAVDEDRYFIHNHLQQVNLAAREVNIKKLPREAQNWENTHLRYTHGYGAVVSPAAQDAGIPIVWYLRDLNMTSDVGFSVENPDIYYGQEKLVYAIVPNSLVIEDISGSNQDGSRQYKGDSGIPISSYFRKLLFAFYFRDEKIFFSPNISTESKLLIRRNIDERISTLTPFLHLDKDPYLVIEKDRLYWIQDAYTLSNMYPVSQPAADDFLDGKQEFNYIRNSVKIVVDAYDGGVDYYISEPHDPIINAYNRAYPGLFKSLQEMPVNLSRHLRYPRDLYYMQMKLYAKYHQNSPELFYEQAETWQYASVDGEPVLPYFITMDFGRCHNSEEYVMVNPMTPVHRDNLSMVGLAGTMDLKKCDNAYKPGITIFKFPKAVQVNGPSQVNALIDQNPEIAGQFTLWNQMGSEVKKGRMIILPMGGSILYVQPIYMLATKTKMPELARVIVSIGNQVVMDKTLNAAFERLKDMFIKQATGSSSGTSGANP, from the coding sequence ATGCGTAACCGGAAACTGTTACCTGCGTTGGCAGGCGCAACTATCGTAGGCGCCATTGTCTTGTATGTTGCGTTCTACTTCGTGTTTCTCGATTTTTTCGTGGATTTATGGTGGTTCAGATCGCTGGACTTTGAAGGGTATTTCTGGCTACGCTTGTTATATCGTTTCATTTTCTCCGGTGCGGTGACGATATTTTTCTTTGCAATTTTCCAATTCCATTTCTGGATTGCCTCCCGCTACCTGGGTTTAAACCCGCCCGATGAAGTATTGCTGGACGATAAAAAGCGCCGACGCTTTCAGCGCTTTGCCGACGTATTCATGTCTGGGTCGGTCAAGGTTTATAGTGTTGTTTCGCTGATTCTGGCCATTGCCATTGCGGTGCCTTTTTATCTGCAATGGGAAGACGCCTTACTATTTTTCTTTGGCAGCGATTCGGGTTTTACAGACCCGGTATACGGCAACGATATCAGTTTTTATCTGTTTTCCTACCCCATCTACATGCTGATCCAAAAGGAGCTGCTATTCACCGCCACATTGGTATTTTTGGCGACCGGGGTGTTGTACTGGATGGAACATATCTTTATCCCCAACCAGGGCAAGGAGTTTCCGTTAGGCGCGAAAATTCATCTCAGCGTGTTGTTCATCTTCATCGCATTTTTTGTAGAGTGGGGGTTTATGCTGGACCGCTTTACCTTACTCTATTCAAATACGCGCGAGCCGGTATTTTTCGGTCCCGGTTTTGTTAATTTACGCTTTCATCTGCCGCTGATCTGGCTATCCATAGTGGCATTTTTCGTCATAGTTTGCTGCATCTTGTTCTATGTGTTTTCAGAGCGGCACCGTAGCAAAACACCGATTGTTATTTCGGCATTAAGTTTTGTTGCCATTTTGAGCTTGCAAAGCTCAGATTTCTTGCCGATGCTGATCGATAAATTTATCGTGATGCCCAACCCAACCAAAACCGAAGGTCCCTTTATGCGTTATAACATTGACGCCACACTGGGAGCCTACGACCTCAACAATATTACTACCGTCGATTTCCCGATTAATCTGGATCCAACCACGGATATTGAAACCTGGTCGAATAAAAAGCATTTCGAAAATATTCCCGTTTGGGACAGGGAGTTTTTGATTGATACCTACCAACAGTTACAGGCTATCAGACCTTATTACCGATTCAAGGCCGTAGATGAAGACCGCTATTTCATCCACAACCATCTACAACAAGTTAACCTTGCAGCTCGTGAGGTCAATATCAAGAAATTACCGAGGGAAGCGCAAAACTGGGAAAACACTCACCTGCGCTATACCCACGGTTACGGAGCGGTGGTATCGCCGGCCGCTCAGGATGCGGGAATTCCGATTGTCTGGTATTTACGGGATTTAAATATGACTTCCGACGTCGGTTTTTCTGTTGAAAATCCTGATATTTATTATGGCCAAGAAAAACTTGTTTACGCCATTGTACCCAACAGCTTGGTGATAGAAGACATCTCGGGTTCTAATCAAGACGGATCGCGTCAGTACAAAGGCGATTCTGGCATACCAATCTCATCTTATTTTAGAAAATTACTATTCGCCTTTTATTTTAGGGACGAAAAGATATTTTTTTCGCCTAATATATCGACCGAAAGCAAACTGTTGATTCGCCGTAATATCGACGAACGAATTTCAACGCTGACGCCCTTCCTGCATTTGGATAAAGATCCGTATTTGGTGATAGAAAAAGACCGGCTTTACTGGATACAGGATGCCTATACACTATCCAATATGTACCCGGTCTCGCAGCCGGCGGCCGACGACTTTTTGGATGGCAAGCAGGAATTCAATTACATCCGCAACTCGGTAAAAATCGTTGTCGATGCCTATGATGGCGGTGTCGACTATTACATCTCGGAACCGCATGATCCGATCATCAATGCTTATAACCGAGCTTACCCGGGTTTATTTAAGTCTCTGCAGGAAATGCCCGTCAACTTATCGCGCCATTTGCGCTATCCGCGTGACCTGTATTACATGCAAATGAAACTTTATGCAAAATACCACCAGAACAGCCCGGAGTTGTTTTACGAACAGGCGGAAACATGGCAATACGCTTCAGTAGACGGTGAGCCAGTTTTACCCTACTTCATCACTATGGATTTCGGCCGCTGTCACAATTCGGAAGAGTATGTAATGGTCAACCCAATGACGCCAGTGCACCGCGATAATTTAAGCATGGTGGGGCTTGCCGGCACCATGGACCTGAAGAAGTGCGACAACGCGTATAAACCGGGCATCACCATTTTCAAATTTCCCAAGGCGGTGCAAGTCAACGGCCCGTCCCAGGTGAACGCGCTTATCGATCAAAATCCGGAAATTGCCGGTCAATTTACGCTGTGGAATCAAATGGGTTCGGAAGTTAAAAAAGGCCGCATGATAATTCTGCCCATGGGTGGCTCGATTTTGTATGTACAACCCATTTATATGCTGGCCACCAAAACCAAAATGCCCGAATTGGCCCGGGTGATCGTTTCCATAGGCAATCAAGTGGTAATGGATAAGACCTTGAATGCCGCATTTGAGCGTTTGAAAGACATGTTTATAAAACAGGCCACGGGCTCAAGCTCGGGCACGTCCGGAGCCAATCCATAA
- a CDS encoding multicopper oxidase domain-containing protein has translation MHKKVLPILCGAMLLPMSPLATAVADKLPASSNVTMGTAEEVCSDFTDPKWRDAQVIDGVEIQESRMCNPDNPADIAAFVKGTNNISMDTLMKTQLAADAITVGNDMDGDGDPDHYIIKLEIAELNGHSPDSQLPTTTFDIAPGIQPTFWVYAPKTRDMSTLSLYEPVANSLLRVPSPVIRVEQGDIIWLVLENSHYLPHSIHLHGVDHPYMDHSGEGNDGVGQTGQMDVMPGSSKTYVIKPRQPGTQYYHCHVQPHTHIPMGLQGIFIVEENRPNNWVQVFNVGAGQVRHPSVAVKEKYAYEYDMHYQSADKELHEMARSANDPRLIGKRLNLEYDITDSSPDYFMLNGRSFPYTLRESLIIMEENKKAKIRILNGHEDAFGMHIHGHKPMATHYDGVDNGPASYIKRDVHGMVPAQRLDLEISGVDDGLNSFGQGVWMFHDHVEKSFTTDGIGEGGDISLLVYKNFLNEKGIPEVHGMSLLPYFTKEFWQGKYAAWQDYDKWKSLGLPEIRATKEKAFVVPPPSAGPTSQSQAGVANKPSFIGQLLYGFALGLLGYTLYIKRKEIMALFGK, from the coding sequence ATGCATAAAAAAGTTCTTCCCATTCTGTGTGGGGCCATGCTGCTGCCTATGTCACCCTTGGCCACGGCAGTAGCCGACAAATTGCCAGCATCCAGCAATGTCACAATGGGTACCGCGGAAGAAGTGTGCTCCGATTTTACAGACCCCAAATGGCGGGATGCTCAAGTCATTGATGGCGTGGAAATTCAGGAATCAAGGATGTGTAACCCTGATAATCCCGCCGACATTGCAGCGTTTGTTAAAGGCACTAACAACATTTCCATGGACACGCTGATGAAAACTCAGCTGGCCGCCGATGCCATTACGGTAGGCAACGACATGGACGGCGACGGGGACCCCGATCATTACATCATCAAACTGGAAATTGCCGAATTAAACGGACATTCGCCCGACTCCCAGTTACCCACCACTACCTTCGACATTGCGCCTGGTATCCAGCCAACGTTTTGGGTCTACGCCCCCAAAACACGCGACATGTCCACTTTAAGCTTGTATGAGCCGGTCGCCAACTCCTTGTTGCGCGTTCCTTCACCGGTTATTCGGGTTGAACAGGGCGATATTATCTGGCTAGTTCTGGAAAACAGCCACTATTTACCGCATTCCATCCATTTACATGGGGTGGATCACCCTTACATGGATCACAGCGGCGAAGGTAACGACGGCGTGGGCCAAACCGGTCAGATGGACGTTATGCCCGGCAGCAGCAAAACCTATGTGATCAAACCTCGCCAACCCGGTACGCAGTATTATCACTGCCACGTACAGCCGCACACCCATATCCCCATGGGCTTGCAAGGTATTTTTATCGTCGAGGAAAACCGTCCGAACAACTGGGTTCAGGTTTTCAACGTTGGTGCCGGCCAAGTCAGACACCCATCGGTGGCCGTCAAGGAAAAATACGCTTACGAATACGATATGCACTACCAGTCCGCGGACAAGGAACTGCATGAAATGGCCCGCTCGGCCAACGATCCGCGTTTAATCGGCAAGCGTTTGAACCTGGAATACGACATTACGGATTCCTCTCCCGATTATTTCATGCTGAACGGCCGCTCGTTCCCTTATACCTTACGGGAATCGCTGATCATTATGGAAGAAAACAAAAAAGCCAAAATACGCATACTCAACGGCCATGAAGACGCCTTCGGCATGCATATTCACGGCCATAAACCCATGGCGACCCATTACGACGGCGTCGACAACGGCCCGGCCAGCTACATCAAGCGCGACGTGCACGGCATGGTGCCGGCACAGCGCCTGGACTTGGAAATCAGCGGTGTCGATGACGGCCTGAATAGCTTCGGCCAGGGCGTGTGGATGTTCCACGACCACGTCGAGAAGTCGTTCACCACGGACGGCATCGGCGAGGGTGGCGACATCAGCTTGTTGGTCTACAAAAACTTTTTGAATGAAAAAGGTATTCCCGAGGTGCACGGCATGAGCTTGCTGCCTTACTTCACCAAGGAATTCTGGCAGGGCAAGTATGCCGCTTGGCAGGATTACGATAAATGGAAAAGCTTGGGCTTACCGGAAATAAGGGCTACCAAAGAAAAAGCATTTGTTGTACCGCCGCCTTCCGCCGGTCCAACCAGCCAAAGCCAGGCCGGTGTCGCGAATAAACCTTCGTTCATCGGCCAACTGCTATACGGCTTTGCATTAGGTTTGCTGGGTTACACGCTGTACATCAAGCGTAAAGAGATTATGGCGCTGTTCGGTAAATAA
- a CDS encoding multicopper oxidase family protein, which translates to MTLINRRRFIQQSALSAAVASFPSLLLAKSGNIKTTATPGFKADVEIEFTAHTAQIRILATGPATQVQTYSAKLIKGPRQTLQQLPDNFLGPVLNFQQGQKVRVFFKNNLNEPSIIHWHGLHVPQRSDGHPMYSIESGEQFVYEFEVMNRAGTSFYHSHSHNLTAEQVYRGLAGLIVVTDSDERKLDLPSGEFDVPLVIQDRSFGDNNQLQYVHMMHQRMAGFLGDRILVNGKPDAEFKVKSAAYRFRAVNGSNSRIYKLGWDDGTPLTAIGTDACLLPKPETRPYIMLAPGERVDLWLDFSGRAVGSKLVMYSLPFSGTQPGMSGRGMGMMHKGLPQGAKFAIATFSVTEKVGDSIKLPEVLVPFQRLTLADVDNADKPLPIGISMKPMRPLLNGKSFAMDKVLDFERVALGAVKKVRIFHDHEMPGGGGMKHTAKVEVENPMRGMRMKKPMDHDESGQEHGGGKKGMGGGMGMMGGGMLDMAHPIHLHGQQFQVLRRVTGMVKADYASVKDGYIDSGWKDTVLVMPGEEVEIIKPFQDYKGLFLYHCHNLEHEDLGMMRQFLVE; encoded by the coding sequence ATGACACTGATCAATAGACGTCGCTTTATCCAGCAATCCGCATTAAGTGCCGCGGTTGCTTCATTTCCAAGTCTACTCCTGGCAAAGTCCGGTAATATCAAAACTACCGCTACACCCGGATTTAAGGCGGACGTGGAGATTGAATTTACCGCGCACACGGCGCAGATTCGTATTTTAGCCACAGGCCCGGCTACGCAAGTGCAAACGTATTCGGCGAAGCTAATCAAGGGGCCTCGGCAAACCTTGCAGCAACTGCCCGATAATTTTTTGGGTCCGGTTTTGAATTTTCAGCAAGGCCAAAAAGTGAGGGTGTTTTTCAAAAACAATCTTAATGAACCGTCCATCATTCACTGGCATGGTTTGCATGTGCCGCAACGCAGCGACGGCCACCCCATGTATTCGATTGAGTCCGGCGAGCAATTTGTGTACGAATTTGAGGTAATGAATCGTGCCGGCACCAGTTTTTATCATTCGCACTCGCACAACTTGACCGCCGAACAGGTTTACCGGGGTTTGGCGGGTTTGATTGTCGTGACCGATAGCGACGAACGGAAATTGGATTTACCTTCCGGCGAATTTGACGTTCCGCTGGTGATTCAAGACCGTAGTTTCGGTGACAACAATCAACTGCAGTATGTGCATATGATGCACCAGCGCATGGCAGGTTTTTTGGGCGATCGTATTCTGGTCAACGGCAAACCGGACGCTGAGTTTAAGGTCAAATCCGCTGCCTATCGTTTTAGAGCGGTAAACGGCTCCAATTCGCGGATATACAAATTGGGGTGGGACGATGGTACACCGTTGACGGCTATCGGTACCGATGCGTGTCTGTTGCCTAAGCCGGAAACTCGTCCTTACATCATGCTGGCGCCGGGCGAACGCGTGGACTTATGGCTGGATTTCAGCGGTCGAGCGGTGGGAAGCAAGCTGGTGATGTATAGCCTGCCGTTCTCGGGCACCCAGCCGGGCATGTCGGGCCGAGGCATGGGCATGATGCATAAAGGCTTACCGCAAGGTGCAAAATTTGCCATCGCCACTTTTAGCGTCACCGAAAAAGTCGGCGATTCAATCAAACTTCCCGAGGTATTGGTGCCATTTCAACGCTTGACACTGGCTGATGTGGACAATGCCGATAAGCCGTTGCCCATTGGTATTTCCATGAAGCCGATGCGGCCGTTATTGAACGGTAAAAGCTTTGCCATGGACAAGGTTTTGGATTTTGAGCGAGTCGCGCTGGGGGCTGTGAAAAAGGTTCGGATTTTTCATGACCATGAAATGCCGGGCGGCGGAGGTATGAAGCATACCGCCAAAGTTGAGGTCGAAAATCCCATGCGTGGCATGCGCATGAAAAAACCCATGGATCATGATGAGTCCGGTCAAGAACATGGCGGCGGAAAAAAGGGTATGGGCGGTGGCATGGGAATGATGGGAGGCGGCATGCTGGATATGGCCCACCCCATACATTTACACGGCCAACAATTTCAAGTATTGCGCCGAGTGACCGGGATGGTGAAAGCCGATTACGCGTCCGTCAAAGACGGTTACATTGACTCCGGTTGGAAGGATACCGTATTGGTAATGCCGGGCGAAGAAGTGGAAATCATCAAACCGTTCCAGGATTACAAAGGTCTGTTTTTGTACCACTGCCATAACCTGGAGCATGAAGACTTGGGCATGATGCGGCAATTCTTGGTTGAATAG
- a CDS encoding SDR family oxidoreductase, protein MNIKPQTVFITGCSSGIGHATAVCLKNRGHRVICSVRKPEDVAVLIDKGFECLQLDLADSESIKQAVQRLTDMTGGKIDALFNNGAFGQPGAVEDLSRAALRNQFETNFFGTHELTNMLIPLMRRQGHGRIIYNSSVLGFVAMKFRGAYNSSKFALEGLADTLRLELRGSGIHIVLIEPGPIESRFRRNAFAMYQKYIDPTLSVHRKTYQAMEARLQKPGPAAPFTLPATAVAEKVIHALESPRPKSRYPVTVPTHLFAWLKRILPTSWLDKILVSVE, encoded by the coding sequence ATGAACATAAAGCCGCAAACCGTTTTTATTACCGGTTGTTCGTCGGGTATTGGCCATGCCACTGCGGTCTGTTTGAAAAATCGTGGCCATCGGGTGATTTGTTCGGTCAGAAAGCCGGAAGATGTAGCAGTGTTGATAGACAAGGGGTTTGAATGTCTGCAACTGGATTTAGCGGATTCGGAAAGCATAAAACAAGCTGTGCAAAGACTGACCGATATGACCGGCGGCAAAATCGATGCCTTGTTTAACAATGGCGCGTTTGGACAGCCCGGCGCCGTGGAAGACCTGAGTCGGGCAGCGTTAAGAAATCAATTCGAGACCAATTTTTTCGGCACCCATGAACTGACCAATATGCTGATTCCCTTGATGCGGCGGCAGGGCCACGGCCGTATCATTTACAACAGTTCGGTGTTGGGGTTTGTAGCCATGAAGTTCCGCGGCGCTTATAACAGCAGTAAATTTGCGCTGGAAGGTTTGGCGGATACTTTACGTTTGGAATTGCGCGGTTCGGGTATACATATTGTCTTGATCGAGCCCGGTCCCATCGAAAGTCGGTTTCGGCGAAATGCGTTTGCCATGTACCAAAAGTATATCGATCCCACCCTCAGCGTACATCGGAAAACCTATCAAGCCATGGAAGCGCGCTTGCAAAAACCCGGCCCGGCCGCACCTTTTACTTTGCCTGCCACGGCTGTGGCGGAAAAGGTTATTCACGCCCTGGAGTCGCCGCGGCCGAAGTCCCGCTACCCGGTCACCGTTCCTACCCATTTATTCGCCTGGCTTAAACGGATACTGCCTACCTCTTGGCTGGACAAAATTTTAGTCAGCGTCGAGTAG